The genome window CTAAACCCACTGTAATAAATGAAATGTAAATAAAAAATAAACGCACATTACTAGCTCGCATACCTAAGCGATCAGCAAAACGAGTAGCTACAAAAAAACCGTGCTTTTCAAAAAAATGTAATAGGTTTTGAACCATTTTGAAGATTTTTTTCAAAAATAC of Flavobacterium channae contains these proteins:
- a CDS encoding PspC domain-containing protein, with amino-acid sequence MVQNLLHFFEKHGFFVATRFADRLGMRASNVRLFFIYISFITVGLGFGLYLTLAFLLKLKDMIRTKRSSVFDL